One Dunckerocampus dactyliophorus isolate RoL2022-P2 chromosome 15, RoL_Ddac_1.1, whole genome shotgun sequence genomic window, ttttagtgttgttgACGGAACTGGCGAGTTGAAACATCAGCTCACCAAAATTGTACGTGTAaccttgttttaaaaaaaacggtACAGTATTTGGTTGTCAGTGTCTGTCTCTTGTTAGGCTTACgttaaaaatacagtggaacatcggtatacagtaatccctcgtttatcgcggtgatTTCCCGCAAAGTCGGATTGCTTCTTTATGAATACAATATTCTTGTAGTTAAGCataagaccttctaaattcggctgttaacattattagagacctctttaaatgaaataacataaatagacataaataagatttgtgctcgtgtgtgttgcagtaaatgtgttccagatgtgtggaggacaggaagtggggtcaggggttcagagttggatTTTAGCTTGGCATCGGTTAcgaccacaacagtagcccgtgttatgatgatcgttattattatgttattattattgtgcctgttgtgagatcattcaaacctgcaataaaagcctattgttccggCGATGACGTCTGACGCTTGTATGTTTCACGAACATTACtgaccagtgaccagtgtagaacactacatatcacaacctGAATGGATCATCTTAATGTCTTATATTAgtactttagttcatttagccagttaTTAGGAACGTTCAGATCGATCGGCAACCGATCACTATCGGACGATTTCCATGCAATAGCTTGTAATTGGAATAtgtcgataaatgcctttcaacagcGATCGCAAAAGCTGATCACCTCTGGCTTGTATTATTGCAGCCTTTTGCCTTTTGCCTTTAGAGCGTCTTGCTCTAACGTCTTGGAGAAGCGTCCCCGACAAACATGTCTGATGTGTCGAATTgtcatttgtgagagtgatatcaaatgaaaaacatttgaaaagcaaacacttgacggaggaCGGTGAGTTTCCAAGTCTCACGGTGCAGCATCAGTCAAACCGCAGCCAACGCTGGacactcacccgtatgtgcATCAGAAGGCTAAGGAAacaacccgaaaaataattgaacatCCGatgtatcttttattccagtctggtTTTGGGGTGCCATTtaaatgggttgaatttgagcttcattttttttgtccactacaATAACaacaccaaattgaaggggaaagtttaacaatcatgtaaaagcagtatccaaagcaCAAAAATACTTACAACCAAGCCTATTTTTCGAGGATTTTCACAGTAACAAGTTTTCACCACtgcgccgtgcggggattggaacgcGAATGTAAATGAACTCTTCAAGAcgaaacacttttaatgcacgaaatcatcaaatttacttatttgCTCATATGATGCATTCAGAGCAATGAACACCGTGGTGCTgcgtctcctttctgctccgttctccttacgccgtgaggcgttcaggcacgctagtaattttgagtgttaagtgctaattgtttttcattttcattcacgcaccccctattacaattggcgtacccctggcGGTACGCATACCCTACTTTGGATGTAAACAGGATGTAAACTAAGAAACTAGCAGTGTAACTAGTGTAACTTACAACACGATCAGTGCTACTAAGGTACCGACATACGACGCATACGTACGGCACATTATTGGTTCAATTGTGAAAGTGACAGTTCTCTGCTGACCAGTCCTCGGACTGACTTGTGCCTAGCACGTTAATTGTACCGTATGACTGTAATCTAACTAAATTCCGTAATCAATGGAAACACGGCAAAAGTAAAATGTCCTTATATGGTCATCTCCATGACTTCCTCCTATGACATGTCTTATTTCTCGGTGGAGGCGGAGGCGTCTTCGTGTCATTGACAAAGGATAGACGAGGACGACGCTTCTTCCTCTTGACTcggtcaaacacacacacacacacacacacacacacacacacactcacacacacactcacgcacaccaTGGACACAACACCATGAACATACTGCTCGTCACATCACAGATCGATACACAGAGGCGGCCATTTTAGTTATGTATTCACTGGTAACCATTGTATGtctaaaatcaatcaaaataacttttgttaattatttggattatttatgtaataaagtaatacatcatttgtatataataaatattaatgtaTTCAGTTTTTTATCATGTCATTGTATGGTGTGATTTTTAATATGTGCAGTGTTTCACCCTCtctaatatttatataatactGTAGATGTAGAATATTTTGGAGCGTTTTCAGAATGGTGTTAAACAATTAAATATGACTGTGCTATGATGCATTTCTAATCATTGTTACCTAATAGAACTAGCATACCGGCAAACACAACAGAAAATACATGGAATTCTTATAGTAAttaaaacacgcatttctatgaTTTAAAATGATCCCACATGACAGATTAgaattattttaaaagaataaaaaagaaaaagaataacgcgcctgtgaatattgtcattcgtCCGGGTATCTGCACTCTCACGGCATTGAATAGATCGTAAGGTCTATAAAGAAAAACtgtgttttaaataataataataataatttaatcaaataaaaaggTGGGGCCCAAACCAGTAATaacattattactattactccCTTTGACACGCacaaattatgagaaaaaaacactctAAATGTGGATTAATATAATATTCAATAGTgtctacaataataatactaataaaaataatacacagaaAAGGTCCTCAAAACAGTTACAAATAGAATCAAGCTGCCCTCTTGTGAACAAATGGTGTTATTAcatataattacaaaaaatatactatactgtatatatatataaatgtacatTGTTAAAAAAGGAActcatttgtttaaaaaaaaaaaatcttaaattatttttgtacatttaaatAATATCCAAAAAAGGTGGGCCCAAAACAATACTAAAAATGTCCCCTTGTGGACAGAAGATGCAGTTACACTCCCGGGTCTTCCAATTGGCATTGAATGCATCATTGTCCACCATTATTCCCAGCATTCCTTTTCGGCCATTGTCCATTATGTTGGACATGTCACAATCGGACCACGTGACACCAGACACACTATGaaaaaatcacttttattgTCACTTTTATTAAATGAATTAGTGCAAAAATCCAGTGTTACCCTATGAATGACTGGAACATAGGAATTATTAATCTAGTGTTATTTATTGCTCTCTCTCtttctacatatatatatatatatatatatatcaagatAAAAATTACTGCTTCTGGAAAATTCTCTTGGCATCAACGCCTTCATAGCTGTAAGTCTgcaggaaaaacacaaaatgggtCATTGCTGTACGGAAAGTAAAATGCTTTTTATATCAATTCATACTGACCTGCACTAATTCTCCGTCCACGAGAGACCTGGTGGTGGTTAGCACCTTGGTGTTGTCTTTCCTGGTAAATTTACCCTTTAGCATGTCTCCATCCATCTGCCATGTGCCCTGATGGTGGACATTTCCattcaaaaatgtcatttttcaacGTTGTACATATGCGATCATACAGTGTATGCTGTAATTACTGTATACTCGTGCTTACTGAGACGTCAGTGCCGTCAGCCAGGCTGTAGTCGAATGGCGTCCCCAGGGTGAAGTCGATGTCTTTAGTGCGGAACGTGCTGGATTCTTTGATGTGGAAGTCGTCACCCTTCTGTTCAATGGTGATCTTCAGGTTGTCGTGCTCGGCCAGCTTGCGCTTCATCACGttgatgccttttttttttgatgggaGGAAAAATATCACACTTAATTTGTGgtctgttttgtgttaaaagttAGGATTCCCTTAGCTAGCTACATTAATGGATACATAGGGTTGGGTATTGGTAGCAGTGCCACAGTCCCTCTTCGGCTCCAAGCTAcactttttttaaccaaaaaaatataagaacaccaccaccgacTACTATTAGTGGTTTAAAGTGATTGAACACATTAATATGTAGATATTAATGTGTCACAAGTCAAAGTTTAATTCAGTTCAACATGAAAATGAGGCTTGATATTCGCGGCTAAACACTAACTTACATTAACAACTACAACAAAATTCAACTATATATGTTCTATTAAATtctatgaatttattcccaacagtctattatcttcttTTGTAGCgggtctcttggctgcactgcttccagtacgtgtctgtcgtatttatttatttttgtccaatcagttTTTAGCTTCTatttgttgccatgtcaatgtaatctctTTATGAGTGCTGGTCCATGTGACTTAAACACTTGTATTAGCAaagatttcagattcacctcacaaGGACGGCTAGCTGGCTCACAGAGACGGCAGCATGtttccgtcctctgattggttgatgtctgaaaGCGTATTCCCTAACACTCAAAGTTACCGGTGCTCTTCAATGCAACATCACATGAACAGCGCAGCACTTAACTGATCCTATTCCAACATGAACAAATGAGGCAGCCATGTTGTGTGTGAGTTACATAAACAGATAAATTAGTTGATATATCTGTTTTATATATAAGTCAGCCCGGGAAAGGATTTGTTCGCCACTTCTGCTTTCAGACCAATGCTTTCAAGTGAGTGTGACGTATTTTATATCCAGAAATGATAAAGGACGTGCACTTGCTGGTGTCGGTGAGGTGGAGAGAAGCGAGGCTGAGAAAATGAGAATTTTGTTTTCAAGACAAAATTgcaatattacaggaaaaaaaaaaagttacaataataaaataatgtaaagttgcacgaacaaagtcgtaatattctgaggGAAAAAACGTTAATGTTAAGACAATTAAGTCATtacaaacaacaagaaaaagctgTACTATTACGAGGGAAAAGTTATAAATAATttgagaaaaagctgtaatctgaCCAGAATTAAGTTGTTCCAtccaacaaaaaaatgcaaataatattAGGAAAAGTTTTTATAAATTGAGCCAAGGTCCTTGGTCAATTGTCCATCAATGGCAAGTGCCAAGAAGCCATTTTAAATCTTTAAAAGTCCTTAGACGGTTTATTTGTACTCTGTTTCTGTCCCTGAAACACTACTGTCGCCCTTATTTCTTATTTCCTGAGACAAAAACATCCATAGATGATTTGTTGCTACTCCATTTCCTTCCATTAAGGTACAATGTCACCCTTAAGTCTTTTTTTCCGTAGACAAAAAGTTCCATAGATGGTTCATTGGTACTCCGTTTCAGTCCCACACTCGCTGCTAATGTACCAATGGGGTCCTTACAGTACCCCGAGTCTTCCTTGAAGGTTTTTTCTTATATGAAAACTTTCAAACGTAGTACCAGGACACAGGACTCACCCATTTGCTCCATGAACTTGTCATAGTTCTCGCTGCGGTCCACCTTCCAGGTTCCATTGAACGCCATGTCTTGTGTTGTCATAGACCGTGGGACTGTCCATTGAGTTCCAATTTATATACTGCCGCCCACCCTCAGACGCCCCCCCACCATTATCTCCTGATGTGGCCCGACCCGTCCAGGATACGCTGATAAATAACCAGAGGGCCAGTCGGGTTGACTCCCCCCTTTCGCCAAACACTGAGCCACTGTTCTCCTCCAAAGGGAGAAAAGACAGAACAAGGGTGGGCTCTTTGGTGCAGGGGGTGGGGGCCCATGGGGTTGGGGGCTGGGGGTGTAGGCAGTCAGTCAACTGAGGCCCCCACCACAGCCCCCATGTCACCCTGTGTTTGTGACCTGCATAGAAATGTGTCGCTATCCCACGCTCATGCAAATTATTACAAAAATTCCATTGGCCGTCCTTGGAGTTTGAGGAAGTCTTGCCTGGCAACATGAAGAAAGACGATGTTGTACCGTATGAGACATTGCGATATTTGATGATGGCATATGATGATGCCGTACCATAAAAGGTcatgaaaaagacaaaataacgTGATTCATCGtgatataaaaaaatgaatgctaGTACTATTTGGTGTATCGATACTGGCGATATCAATGTTTAATGCTGGTTGATAGATACTGTATCATACAAGCTAACAACATTATTCAtcactgtattgatatttaatgcTAGCATATTTATACCACAAATATAACTAAATGTATGATTCATCATTGATGCTGGTAAAAGATAACGTTATGATAACGTTGATGCTGCTAAACATCAGTGAACTTAAAATACAAACTGATTTGTTGTGATATTATTTAAAGGggacctccatccatccattttctatgccgcttctcctcattagggtcgcgggggtatgctggagcctatcccagctgacttcgggcgacaggcggggtacaccctggactggtcgccagggcacatatagacaaacaaacattcacgctcacattcatacctatggacaatttagagtcgccagttaacctaacatgcatgtacccggagaaaagccacgcacgcacggggagaacatgcaaactccacacagaaaatgcccaacagaaattccaacccaggtcttcccgatctcctgacttgTTACGATGTTGTATTCTCGTATTAATCGATGCCAActcgtcagataatgaggtttgcgcatttgaaagtgagccctgaaagcatttttggacggctctgtacgctgtgttttacagagtttttttttaaacatctaaGTTCCACTGGCATATTGGCACGCCCAGCACCCCCGCTCCGGTcagggaggtgggccaaacccaccaaacattcatcaagGAGGCCGGGAggcaggacacaaagatggcaaaaaacgccacttttccgacgggtcgattttcaaccgtttttTCAATGGCTGTCGTGAAAtagcattttttaatgattaaaacaACCCTTTTCCAGTCCCGGAGGTGGGCTACACCCCCcgaacattcattgggggtcccggcaggaccatGGTGGCAAAAACGGCACTTTTCTGATGACTCGACTTTCGCCCGGTCGGTGGTTTCCCCCTCATCCCGGAGCGGAAAAGTGTAGTTGTGATGGAAgttgagaaaaaataattgtgGAATGGtgccccattaccacttttgacGAAAACCAAAACCTGAAAAAACTAgccttttctgcattttttgggcccagtattttttgtcaaaaatcaacacctcaaaaaactggcattttctgccttttttgggtccttttggggtcaccgaggaaagtgtgggtggtttccccctcctcctggagcggaaaagtgcagttgatggaagttgaaaaaaaaaaattctgtaatggtcccccattaccacttttgtcaaaaatcaacacctcaaaaaactggcattttctgccttttttgggtcctttcagggtcaccgaggaaagtgtgggtggtttccccctcctcctgaagcggaaaagtgcagttgatggaagtcaaaaaaaaaaaaaattctataatGATCCCCCATtaccatttttgtcaaaaatcaacacctcaaaaaactagcattttctgccttttttgggtcttTTTGGGGTCAACAATGAAAGTGTTGGTGGTTTCCCCCTCGtcctggagcggaaaagtgccgctgatggaagtcgaaaaaaaaaatttgtgtaatggtcccccattaccacttttgccaAAAGTCAATCCCTCAAAACATGggcattttctgcatttttggGTCACCGAAGAAAGTGCtggtggtttccccctcctcctggagcagaaaagtgcagttgatggaagtcaaaaaaaaaaaaaattgtgtaatggtcccccattaccacttttgccaAAAGTCAATACTTCAAAACACGGGCATTTTCTGCGTTTTTGGATCCTTTAAGGGTCACCaaggaaagtgtgggtggtttccctTTCAtcctggagcggaaaagtgcaattgatggaagtcgaaaaaaaaaaaaatttgtaatggtcccccattaccacttttgtcaaaaatcgacaacctcaaaaaactggcattttctgcctttttgagGTCCTTTTGGGGTCACCaaggaaagtgtgggtggtttccccctcctcctggagcggaaaagtgcagttgatggaagtcgggaaaaaaaaaattgtgtaatggtcccccattaccacgtttgcaaaaaatcaacacctcaaaaaactggcattttctgccttttttgggtcctttcagGGTCACCGAGGAAAATGTGGGTGGTTTCTCCCTCCTCCTGAAGCGGAAAATgtgcagttgatggaagtcgaaaaaaaaaaaatttgtaatggtcccccattaccacttttgtcaaaaatcaacacctcaaaacacaggcattttctgccttttttgggtcctttaaTGGTCACCaaggaaagtgtgggtggtttccccATCCTCCTGGAATGGAAAAAGGCAGTTGAtggaagtagaaaaaaaaaaacaattgcgtaacggtcccccattaccacttttgtcaaaaatcgacacctcaaaaaactggcattttctgccctTTTCGGGTCGTTTTGGGGTGACCAAGGAAAGTGTtggtggtttccccctcctcctggaggggaaaagtgcagttgatggaagtcgaaaaaaaaaaaaaattgtgtaatggtcccccattaccgcttttgtcaaaaatcaacaccgcaaaaaattggcattttcttcctttttggGTCCTTTCAGGGTCACCGAGGAAAATGTGGGTGGTTTCTCCCTCCTCCTgaagcggaaaagtgcagttgatggaagtcgaaaaaaaaaaaattgtgtaatggtcccccattaccacttttgtcaaaaatcaatcCCTCAAAACAcgggcattttctgccttttttgggtcctttaaTGGTCACCAAGGAACgtgtgggtggtttccccctTCTCCTGGAGcgaaaaagtgcagttgatggaagtcaaaaaaaaaaataatgtgtaaaggtcccccattaccacttttgtcaaaaatcaacacctcaaaaaactggcattttctgccttttttaggTCCTTTCAGGGTCACTGAGGAAAGTGcgggtggtttccccctcctcctggagcggaaaagtgccGCTGATggaagtcaaaaaaaaaatttgtgtaatggtccccattaccacttttgccaAAAGTCAATCCCTCAAAACACGGGCATTTTCTGCGTTTTTGGGTCCTTTAAGGGTCACCaaggaaagtgtgggtggtttccctttcctcctggagcggaaaagtgcagttgaaggaagttggaaaaaaaaaaaaaattgtgtaatggtcccccattaccacttttgtcaaaaatcaacacctacaaaaactggcattttctgccttttttaggTTCTTTCAGGGTCACCGAGGAAAGTGcgggtggtttccccctcctcctggagcggaaaagtgccgctgatggaagtcgaaaaaaaaaaattgtgtaatggtcccccattaccacttttgccaAAAGTCAATCCCTCAAAACACGGGCATTTTCTGCGTTTTTGGGTCCTTTTGGGGTCAACAAGGAAAGTGTGGGtgttttccccctcctcctggagtgGAAAAAtgcagttgatggaagtcggaaaaaaaaaaaattgtgtaatggtcccccattaccacatTTGTCAAAAATcgacacctcaaaaaactggcattttctgccctTTTCGGGTCGTTTTGGGGTGACCAAGGAAAGTGTtggtggtttccccctcctcctggaggggaaaagtgcagttgatggaagtcgaaaaataaaaaatttgtgtaatggtcccccattaccacttttgccaAAAGTCAATCCCTCAAAACAcaggcattttctgccttttttgggtccttttggGGTCAACAAGGAAAGTGCtggtggtttccccctcctcctggagcggaaaagtgcagttgatggaagtcgaaaaaaaaaaaaattgtgtaatggtcccccattaccacttttgccaAAAGTCAATCCCTCAAAACACGGGCATTTTCTGCGTTTTTGGGTCCTTTAAGGGTCACCaaggaaagtgtgggtggtttccctTTCCTCCTGGAggggaaaagtgcagttgatggaagtcgaaaaaaaaaaaattctggaatggtcccccattaccacttttgtcaacaaTCGACAAtctcaaaaaactggcattttctgccttttttgggtccttttggGGTCACCAAGGAAAGTGTGGGtgttttccccctcctcctggagcagaaaagtgcagttgatggaagtcgaaaaaaaaaacaaaactgtgtaatggtcccccattaccacgtttgtcaaaaatcaacacctcaaaaaactggcattttctgacttttttgggtccttttggGGTCAACAAGGAAAGTGTtggtggtttccccctcctcctggagcggaaaagtgcagttgatggaagtcgaaaaaaaaaaaatttgtaatggtcccccattaccaattttgtcaaaaatcaacacctcaaaacacaggcattttctgccttttttgggtcctttaaTGGTCACCAAGGAAAGTGTGtgtggtttccccctcctcctggaatGGAAAAAGGCAGTTGATGGaagtcggaaaaaaaaaaattgtgtaatggtcccccattaccacgtttgcaaaaaatcaacacctcaaaaaactggcattttctgccttttttgggtcctttcagGGTCACCGAGGAAAATGTGGGTGGTTTCTCCCTCCTCCTGAAGCGGAAAATgtgcagttgatggaagtcgaaaaaaaaaaaattgtaatggtcccccattaccacttttgtcaaaaatcaacacctcaaaacacaggcattttctgccttttttgggtcctttaaTGGTCACCaaggaaagtgtgggtggtttccccctcctcctggaatGGAAAAAGGCAGTTGAtggaagtagaaaaaaaaaaactattgcgtaacggtcccccattaccacttttgtcaaaaatcgacacctcaaaaaactggcattttctgccctTTTCGGGTCGTTTTGGGGTGACCAAGGAAAGTGTtggtggtttccccctcctcctggaggggaaaagtgcagttgatggaagtcgaaaaaaaaaaaaattgtgtaatggtcccccattaccgcttttgtcaaaaatcaacaccgcaaaaaattggcattttcttcctttttggGTCCTTTCAGGGTCACCGAGGAAAATGTGGGTGGTTTCTCCCTCCTCCTgaagcggaaaagtgcagttgatggaagtcgaaaaaaaaaaattgtgtaatggtcccccattaccacttttgtcaaaaatcaacacctcaaaacaCGGGCATTTTCTGCGTTTTTGGGTCTTTTTGGGGTGACCAAGGAAAGTGTtggtggtttccccctcctcctggaggggaaaagtgcagttgatggaagtcgaaaaaaaaaaaatttgtaatggtcccccattaccacttttgccaAAAGTCAATCCCTCAAAACACGGGCATTTTCTGCGTTTTTGGGTCCTTTAAGGGTCACCaaggaaagtgtgggtggtttccctttcctcctggagcggaaaagtgcagttgaaggaagttggaaaaaaaaaaaaattgtgtaatggtcccccattaccacttttgtcaaaaatcaacacctacaaaaactggcattttctgccttttttaggTCCTTTCAGGGTCACCGAGGAAAGTGcgggtggtttccccctcctcctggagcggaaaagtgccgctgatggaagtcgaaaaaaaaaaaattgtggaatggtcccccattaccacttttgtcaaaaatcgacacctcaaaaaactggcattttctgccctTTTCGGGTCTTTTTGGGGTGACCAAGGAAAGTGTtggtggtttccccctcctcctggaggggaaaagtgcagttgatggaagtcgaaaaaaaaaaaatttgtaatggtcccccattaccacttttgccaAAAGTCAATCCCTCAAAACACGGGCATTTTCTGCGTTTTTGGGTCCTTTAAGGGTCACCaaggaaagtgtgggtggtttccccctcctcctggagcagaaaagtgcagttgatggaagtcgaaaaaaaaaaattgtgtaatggtcccccattaccacttttgtcaaaaatcaacacctaaaaaaatgggcattttctgacttttttgggtccttttggGGTCAACAAGGAAAGTGTtggtggtttccccctcctcctggagcggaaaagtgccgctgatggaagtcgaaaaaaaaaaattgtgtaatggtcccccattaccacttttgccaAAAGTCAATCCCTCAAAACACGGGCATTTTCTGCGTTTTTGGGTCCTTTTGGGGTCACCAAGGAAA contains:
- the LOC129195097 gene encoding fatty acid-binding protein, intestinal-like codes for the protein MTTQDMAFNGTWKVDRSENYDKFMEQMGINVMKRKLAEHDNLKITIEQKGDDFHIKESSTFRTKDIDFTLGTPFDYSLADGTDVSGTWQMDGDMLKGKFTRKDNTKVLTTTRSLVDGELVQTYSYEGVDAKRIFQKQ